The Oreochromis niloticus isolate F11D_XX linkage group LG18, O_niloticus_UMD_NMBU, whole genome shotgun sequence DNA window GTCTGCTTTGAAATCCCCCATGTTCATACTTCAAACCACAGTGAACAACCCAAGTGGACACAGAAATATAGTTAGCAGCCGAGCTAGCTATCCGCTCCTTTCCTGTATACGCTAGAACAGACACGAACCGCCTCTGCCGCGCATGCCCCGTGAAGAGGTCACAGACATGCACTGTGGGAAGTGTATTTCAATTCAATGAAAACACAGCGTTACAAAACCCGAACCAGCGCGCTCATGTAAGTGGTTGTGTAAGGGAAAACGCCACGGGTTTCAGACGCCTGGCTGCTGCTGTCACGACGGCTACTCAGTCTGTTGTTTATTCGTTTAATTTCACGTTTTGTTGTCCACTCGAGCGGAGCCTGCATCATTTGAAGCTTCCCACCCTGTATGCTGCACTGTGTTTGGAGGAGGTATGTGTCAGTAGTAGGAATCGCTATAAACACGTTTAATTGAGCTTCCCCGTTGACTCAGTTCTTGTTGTTTGCATTGTCGCTTTGTTCATATGAAGTTTTCCAGTCTGTAACTGTTTTGCTCACGCCTGCAAAAACTCTGAATTTTGAGTTTCGCTGTTTCTATACGATTTCCTGCAGCACATCACCTTTCTCTGCACCAGGGCGCTTCTTAAAGCTTCTCCCTCACCACCACCAGAGGCCCAGCAGCCCCGCACTCTTCTTCCTGACCTGTTTCTTCAGCTGCCAGCTCACCATGTCAGGCACGAAACGCAAGGCATCTTCTGCAGCTGCTGGCGAGGAGCACCGTGCCAAGCAGCAGAAGCTGGCTCCCGTcaaggaggagaagaaggagaaagTTGGGGGCTGGCTGCAGAGTCttgtgcagcagcagagatcAGAGAAGAAAGACATGAAGTTCAACAAAAAGCGCCTGCGTTTTCTGTCTGATAATGAAAAGATAAAGCAGGGCTCAGAGGGTGTCCTCTACTGGATGTTAAGAGATCAGAGAGTACAAGGTAACCCATCAAAGCAGAGCCATCAGTGCAGCAATGGCGCAGCCTCTGTTTGGTTTGCATTTTCTCACTGTCTCTTCTCATGACGTATGTGCACATTCCTTTTGTGTGTTTAGATAACTGGGCACTGATCCATGCCCAGCGGCTTGCCGTGAAGGAGAACCTCCCTCTGCAtgtctgtttctgtttggtAGTGCCCAAATCAGAGCTGTCTACTCTGAGACATTACAGCTTCATGCTGAAGGGGCTGGAAGAAGTTGCAAAGGTACAAACTTCAAAATGAACATATAGTAAATATAATACTATTCCTTTAAAGTAAATACTGCACAGAGGGTGAGCTCTCTGAgtgctttttgttttacatgtttaatttaaaatgcattGCATTATAAACAGAGCTTAATAAAAGGGACGTTGTGATTGAAACTATGAGAAATATTTCATACATTAGTTGTGCAGTACTACACCCGACCAGAGGAATCACTCTTGTTTGAGTCTAGCTGTAGTTGCAGGTATTACGTGGTGGGACATCATCAGTGAACCTGAACTAACAGCCCAGCCTCACTCTTGCTCTTCTGTCCATATAACAGGAATGTGAACAGTTAAACATCCAGTTCCACTTGCTGCACGGCGCTCCGGGGAAAGTTCTCCCCGGCTTTGTGTCCAACCGCAGCTTTGGGGCCGTGGTGACTGACTTCTCTCCTATCAGAGAGCCGCTGCAGTGGTTGGAGGACGTCAAAAAGAAACTTCCCAAAGACATTCCCTTCATACAGGTATGAAAAAACCCCTCACTTTCTGAGATCCAATTTGCAGGAGGTGTGTGCTGATAGGATGCTCTGTATTCTGGTTATTGCCTGTCCCCAGgctgttttctctctttatttgtTCCCCTGATTCCAAAGTAATAGGTATGAAAACTGATGCCGCAGACCTCATTCTCATTTCATGCGTATTGACTTTGTTTTTCCTATCATTATTTCTTGAACACTCTATTCTCCTTTTATAGGTTGATGCCCACAATATTGTTCCCTGCTGGGTAGCTTCACCTAAACTCGAGTACTCCGCTCGGACGATCAGAGGAAAAATTACCAATCTGTTATCAGAGTTCCTCACTGATTTTCCCCTGGTAGACGCACACCCCCACACTGCTACGAGAACCGCCAAAGTAAGTGCTCGAGAAACAGTGAAGTGAATAAATGTTGAATGTACTGAGAATAAAAGAGGCGTATTTATAATTTATAGTGAGTTCAAAGACTCTTGGATCAGTTGAGAAACAATTACAATTTATCTTCTGGAGGTCATGAAATTATTCATTGCTTTTGGGTTGTTGTTCTAAAATCAATTGCGAGGCAAGTAAGCTGTCAGGGAGGCTCATCGACGGGGAGCCTGGAAGTCGAGCTGCTGCCAGAAAGCACATACTTTTACCCTTCAACT harbors:
- the cpdp gene encoding CPD photolyase isoform X1, with the translated sequence MLHCVWRSTSPFSAPGRFLKLLPHHHQRPSSPALFFLTCFFSCQLTMSGTKRKASSAAAGEEHRAKQQKLAPVKEEKKEKVGGWLQSLVQQQRSEKKDMKFNKKRLRFLSDNEKIKQGSEGVLYWMLRDQRVQDNWALIHAQRLAVKENLPLHVCFCLVVPKSELSTLRHYSFMLKGLEEVAKECEQLNIQFHLLHGAPGKVLPGFVSNRSFGAVVTDFSPIREPLQWLEDVKKKLPKDIPFIQVDAHNIVPCWVASPKLEYSARTIRGKITNLLSEFLTDFPLVDAHPHTATRTAKGVDWDKTLASLDVDRTVKEPEWAKPGTKPGMDMLESFIDVRLKLFGSQRNDPNAPALSQLSPWLRFGQISAQRVAWQVQRNGKNASQSIPAFIEELVVRRELTDNFCFYNKKYDSVEGAYEWAQKTLKDHAKDERPYLYTREQLEKAKTHDKLWNAAQYQMVTEGKMHGFLRMYWAKKILEWTSSPEEALSIALYLNDRYELDGQDPNGFVGCMWSICGIHDQGWAERAVFGKIRYMNYKGCLRKFNVAQFERKYCPKSL